One stretch of Candidatus Poribacteria bacterium DNA includes these proteins:
- the lepB gene encoding signal peptidase I — MNNNDTQLSKWQKFRQTVVWEYTQVIVVALILVFGFIRPFVVEAFKIPSGSMEDTLLIGDRILVCKFIYGVKIPGTSIKVFDFHKPARGDVFVFIPPHDRERNFIKRIVAVEGDTVETRSNTLYVNGKAVDDSHYTKYMSFSHFRKGNFPPFRQPEYLPDNEAFSDYTLTASQFSRKFPEGKPFTIPKGTVFAMGDNRDQSSDSRSWGPVDINDIKGQAFMVYWSFDARPAKLWQVWKLVGNVRFNRIGKIIHGHP, encoded by the coding sequence ATGAATAACAACGACACCCAGCTATCTAAATGGCAGAAATTTCGGCAGACCGTCGTATGGGAATACACGCAAGTTATCGTCGTCGCGCTGATTCTTGTTTTTGGATTCATACGTCCTTTTGTTGTCGAAGCCTTCAAGATCCCTTCAGGTTCGATGGAAGATACACTCCTGATCGGAGATCGAATTCTGGTTTGCAAGTTCATTTATGGGGTTAAAATTCCTGGCACGAGTATCAAGGTCTTTGATTTCCATAAGCCCGCGCGCGGTGACGTTTTCGTTTTCATCCCGCCTCACGACCGAGAACGCAATTTCATTAAACGCATCGTAGCCGTTGAAGGCGATACCGTTGAAACCCGCAGTAATACACTTTATGTAAACGGCAAAGCAGTTGATGACAGTCACTATACGAAATACATGTCCTTCAGCCACTTTAGAAAAGGTAATTTCCCGCCGTTTCGGCAACCGGAATATCTGCCTGATAACGAAGCATTTTCGGATTACACTTTAACAGCAAGCCAATTTAGTCGTAAATTCCCAGAAGGGAAACCGTTTACTATTCCGAAAGGCACAGTCTTCGCAATGGGTGATAACAGAGACCAGAGCAGCGACAGCCGCTCTTGGGGACCAGTAGATATAAACGACATCAAAGGGCAAGCGTTTATGGTGTATTGGTCATTTGATGCACGACCGGCGAAACTCTGGCAAGTGTGGAAACTGGTAGGGAATGTCAGGTTCAACCGAATCGGTAAAATCATTCATGGACATCCTTAA
- the lepB gene encoding signal peptidase I — MYKNTQKHIQRFEPKLVKQKKNHKSEIHGVIKQIIVSLIFVFGFVNPFIVQAYRIPSGSMEDTLLVGDQILVCKFIYGVKIPGTDIKVFDFHKPARGDVFVFIPAHDERHFIKRIVAVEGDTVETRGDTLYVNGETVDDSSYAKYLPFDHFRRDFPPFRQPEYLPDGENYDNYALTESQFSRKFPEGKPFTVPKGMVFAMGDNRDQSSDSRTWGPVSVDDIKGQAFMVMFSVNNRPVKPWEVWKMIGNIRFNRIGKLIPSYADSFKVN, encoded by the coding sequence ATGTATAAGAATACACAGAAACATATTCAAAGGTTTGAACCAAAATTAGTCAAACAGAAAAAAAATCACAAATCCGAGATTCATGGGGTTATAAAGCAAATTATCGTTTCACTCATTTTTGTTTTCGGCTTCGTAAATCCGTTTATTGTTCAGGCGTATAGAATTCCCTCTGGTTCAATGGAGGATACACTTCTCGTTGGCGATCAGATTCTGGTTTGCAAGTTTATCTACGGCGTTAAAATCCCTGGCACGGATATTAAGGTTTTTGACTTTCATAAACCCGCACGCGGAGATGTCTTCGTTTTTATTCCAGCACACGACGAGCGACATTTTATTAAGCGCATTGTAGCCGTTGAAGGGGATACCGTTGAAACCCGTGGGGATACGCTTTACGTGAACGGCGAAACCGTTGACGATAGCAGTTATGCGAAATACTTACCATTTGACCACTTTAGAAGGGATTTTCCACCATTTCGGCAACCTGAATATCTCCCCGATGGCGAAAATTATGACAATTATGCCTTGACAGAAAGCCAGTTTAGTCGTAAATTCCCAGAAGGCAAACCGTTCACTGTCCCGAAAGGCATGGTCTTCGCAATGGGCGACAATCGCGACCAGAGCAGTGATAGCCGCACATGGGGACCTGTCTCAGTAGATGATATTAAGGGACAGGCTTTTATGGTGATGTTTTCGGTCAACAATCGCCCTGTAAAACCGTGGGAAGTCTGGAAGATGATAGGCAATATTCGGTTCAACCGAATCGGCAAACTTATCCCATCGTACGCGGATTCGTTCAAGGTGAACTAA